ATCGCGCCCTCAACTCTCTAAAGAATGAATCTACTATCCAAATCAATCAGGAATCTTTAGATGCACAACTAAGAGAGCAAAACCTTCAAGATCGCCTCGCTCTAAAATTTGGCGTGCCTGACGAGTGTCTAATTGACCAAGTGCGCGAGATAAAAATCAATATCGAGAACAAATCTCAGAGAGACACGCTTTACGTCTACTGGGATCAGAGTTCGATGACGGATTTGTACGGGCGATCGCGCCGCATTATCCGTATAATTCCCGGCATGACTCTAGATTTATTCCAATCCCAGGTGGATAGCGTTATTGCTGCTGGGAAAACCCTGAAAGAAAGCATTACAGCTGAGGACGTACTCAGCCGTCAAGGAGAAGATGGATCGTTAAAAATCCATGCTCCTTTATTCGATCTATCCAAGCTTAAAAAAGGTTCTGCTGCTGATAAGAAGCAATACGCTGAATTTTTGAACCAGAGCATAACTTTCCAATTTTCTATCAGGTTAGTTCTGCGCGTCTTCGATCCTGCAACTCAGATGGGTAGCGCAGTTCCTTATAGTGTGAGTTGTGACTTTACTATCAAAAAACAGCCTTGGACGGAGGCTTTGCGTTGGAAAGCTAAATAGTAAGGCAATGGATATAGCTACGAATTTTGTATTAAGAATTTATACTTATGACTCTTAAATCCTAACTTTCTTCTGCTCAAGGTCAAATCAACGATTAAACTGGATCGTGGAAAGAGTAGGCGAGGTGGTTGCGGATTCAGCTACGGCTGAGTCTGAGGAAAGTCCGGCCTCCCGAAAGACCAAACTTGCTGGGTAACGCCCAGTGCGAGCGATCGTGAGGATAGTGCCACAGAAAAATACCGCCCCTCGATTTTAGATTTTAGACTTTGGATTCAATCTAAAATCTAAAATCCAAAATCCAAAGTTGTAGGGGGTAAGGGTGCAAAGGTGCGGTAAGAGCGCACCAGCAGCATCGAGAGGTGCTGGCTCGGTAAACCCCGGTTGGGAGCAAGGAAGGAGCTACGGTTGGTCTTTTACCAGTTCCGACGAAAACCCGCTAGAGGCGTTTGGTAACAAACGTCCCAGATAGATAACCGCCGTTTTGGTTGGTTCGCCGCCAAGATAACAGAACCCGGCTTATGACCGACTCTTTCCCTTTCTTTTATAAATAGTTAAATGTCGCGATCGCTGGCTATTACTTAGTAGCCCTCTTTACCTGACGCAATAGTGCGATCGCTTCGTTTTAAGGGCTACATTTTAGCCACGCTTTGTAGTGCAAGCGATCGCCCAAAAGGTGCCGCCCCAAAATTGTAAGTTTTATATTGATTAAAATATTCCTTATGCCAGAGGCAAAAACGCTGGTATCATACTAACCTATCGAGGGATATTTAATTTTCAACGTAGGTAAATAGTCAACTGGTTTGCCTGCTCTTAACAAAGCCTTAAAACAGAGCAGGTGAATGTGTAGATTAACTAAAGGTAGTCGCCTTAGACTATTAATTAGATTTAATTTACTGTATTGACATATTAAGAATAAGATCGGCAGTCAGCTAGAGAGCATACTAATAGCTGAAAATTTACTATAGAGTTGCCCGGGGTGAAGGTTTGTGGACATATCATTGTTTCGCTCGATTGCCAGCCAGTATCAAGACTTGCGGAGCGTTCACAGCCTCGCAACGATGAACGTTATCAGCCATTTGATAGAAGATCAAATACTAAATCACAAACTTACCGTAGATCTTTACGCTGGCTTTCAGCGTTTCTCTGATTTCTCCGAGCAACTGCCACGATATATGCGCTTAGGGGACTTGTGTCGGCGGGTATTCGTATTTGGTGTTGCCGACATTCAGCCGCCCTCAATTCCCGGTATAGAATTTATTGAGCTGTCACCGACTTCAGCTCTAGGACGCGAAAGGTTTTTGCTAGTTAATACCTCTGATTTCTGGGCTGCTCTATTGGCTCAAGAAATAGAAGGAAGCAAGACAAATACGGGAGCAAAGCCCTTTGATGGGGTGTGGTTCTTCGACGAGCAAGTGATAGAACGGGTTTCGTTGCTGATCTCCCAAGTAATGGGGACATTTTACCAACCGATACTAACGCGGAACTACGCTACTCAAAGCGCTCACATTGCCGAACTGAACAGACGAATGTTGGGGCAACTGGAAGAAGCGGAACTTAGTAGCCATCGCCGTTCAATGCAGCTTTCCACGTTGCATCAATTTTCTGCTGTTCTGTTACAGTATCAACCGTTGCCCTGCATATTACGAGATGCAGTGCAAATTTTATCGATGATTTTTGGGGCGACCGATGCCGTTATTGCCCTTAACCTGCAAGGCGATCAGTTCATGCTTGTTTCAGCAACCGGGAACGTCAGCACAGGCAAGCCGATGTCGTGTTTAGGTCAGGGAGCTAGCGGTCAAGCTTTTACTCAGGGCAAAGTGATTGCGATTGCGGATGTGCAATCTTCCGGTCAGATCGAGCCTCTGATGCCCACAGCTAAAACACTGCTAGCTGGGCCGATAAAAGGCCGTCGGCGTATTCACGGTGTTGTCACCGTTGGGGGTAGCGAACCGAACCAGTGGAATAAAGAGGATGGTCAGACGGTGATAGCGATCGCCAGCATGCTAGCTGTTATCATCGAACAAAAAGCTCAGATCAGTGGTGATGTCGTGTTGCAGCTTCGTCGTGCTAGGCATCTAGAGCAAACAATCGGCAAGCTGCGTAAACCAATGACGCGCTTACTTAGTCTGCATACAAAATTGATGGATGAAGTCCACCTGTTACCAGTTCAAAGAGAACTGATGGCTCAGGTTGAAAACCTCTACAGCGAATTAGCCGATAACCTTGGGGTTCCTAGAACAGTAAAAAAAGCACTTGATTCTAAAGTTCCCCCACTGGCAAAACCACCTTTGGAGTTTGGCGGAAAACTTCCGGCTCCTGAAGCAGAAATCGATGCAATGATTTCTCCTAGACGTGGGAATGAAACAGGCTACCGTCTAGGAGCGGGTGAAATATAAAAAAATAAAAAGGCAACGATTAAACATTAAAAACCAGCGATGTTTGTTAGTGGTTTAATTTTGAGTTTTTAGCAGTTACAGTTTTAGCAGCATTTTTTGCTTATCTAGATAGGCAGATTTATTATGGTTAATAAAGGAGAAACGGTTACAAAAAAATACAATAATGGAAGCAAGTATAAAACGCGATCGCTTTAGCTTATACGGGGTTGGAATAATCTAAAGATTACATTTTTTAAAAAGTTGTACAAAAAAGCGGCGATTTTAATGAGTACAAGCTTGCTTTCAGGTTAATAAAAGGTTTCTCGATTAGTTAAGTTGCCTTGATTAGAATAGTTAGCTAGGGCGGCCTATCCATGAACTACCCGGCTGCTGCTATAGTAGACATTCGTAGCAGGATGTCAGATGATGAGCATCAGTTATCCGCCCCGCAAAAAACAACTACAAAAATTAATTGAAAAACTAGGGCTGCCAGAGACAGCGCCCGTAAAGTGGCAGCTACTCGACCTAGCGCTAACACATCCGACAGTTTCATCAACAGCTAACTACGAGCAGTTAGAGTTTTTGGGGGATGCTGTAGTCAGGTTGGCAGCATCGGAGTTTTTGATGGAAACCTATCCGGAGAGTTCAGTAGGTGAATTTTCAGCGATTCGTAAGGTAATTGTGAGCGATCGCACCCTCGCATCTTTGGCTGATAGCTATGGATTGGATCGCTACCTACTAATTTCTGACAGCGCTGCTGGCGATAAAGCAGGTCTTGAATCGCGACTGGCAGACGCCTTTGAAGCCGTCTTAGGTGCGCTCTATTTGAGTACGCACACCTTGGAACTCGTGCGACCTTGGCTGGACTTACACTTCAAACATCTGGCTGCGGAAATTCGCCTAGATCCAGCTCTTCAGAATTATAAAGATGCCCTCCAGGAATGGACTCAAGCCCACTATAAGGTTCTGCCCATTTATCGAGTCAGGGAAACGGTTCGCAGTACGGGTTCTCACGAACGTTTCACAGCCGAAGTCTGGCTGCAAGATCGGCAACTGGGTGTAGGATTAGGACACTCTAAAAAAGCTGCCGAACAAGCCGCTGCCAAACAGGCTTTTTTAGGGATATTGGGTGATGGGAAATAGAGATTGGGTTTTGAGTTTAATCTCCCTCATCCCCAACCCTTTTCCCCAGACTCCGGACTCCGGCCTGCGGACGTTTGACTCAATTACAAATTACCAACAACTAGATGAAGACGGGAATTGCAGTATTGGGAGCTGGGCGTTGGGGAGTACATCTAATTCGCAACTTTCTTGCCCTACCCCAAGCGCGTGTGGTGGCGGTAGTAGATCCCCATCCAGAGCGATTGGCGGCTTGTAGAGAGCGCCTGGGACTAGATGAGAGCGTATATTTAGCAACTGATTGGGAGTCGGCGATCCAGATGGCGGATGTTGAAGCGGTGGCGATCGCTACCCCTGCTGCTACCCATTACACCCTGATTGCCGCCGCCCTCCAGCAGGGGCTGCACGTCCTTGCAGAAAAACCCTTGACCCTAGACGCCGCCGAAGCCTTAGAACTGTGCAGGCTCGCAGAACAACAACAGCGACAGCTAATGGTGGATCACACGTACTTATTCCACCCAGCCGTAGCTCGCGGTAAAGAGGTTATTCAGTCAGGGATTCTGGGAAACTTGCGTTATGGCTATGCCTCACGCACCCATCTCGGCCCGGTGCGCTCTGATGTTGACGCATTATGGGATTTAGCAGTCCACGATATCAACATTTTCAACACCTGGCTGGGGCAAATGCCGTTTCAAGTGCAAGCAACGGGAAGAGTTTGGCTACAGGGAGAGAGTGGGAGTCCGGAGTTCGGAGTCCAAAGTCCGCAGTCAGGGGAGAGTGGGAGAGGAGAAGGAGGGGAAACTTTACAATCCAAAATCCAAAATCCAAAATCCAAAATCGAACAATCCCCAATTTCTGACTTAGTAATGATTACTCTTACTTACCCGGATGGTTTTCAAGCGTTTATTCACCTTTGCTGGCTTAATCCTGACAAACAGCGACGGTTAAGCGTTGTGGGGAATAAGGGAACCTTGATTTTTGACGAATTACAACCAACACCCTTAACCATACAGAAAGGGTACTTTGAGTTAGGCAGCGCAGGTGATTACACGCCAACGGGTTTAAGCCGTGAAGTGATAGAACTGAAATCTCAAGAACCATTAGCACAAGTGTGCGATCGCTTTCTTAGTAGCGTCCGCCAAAATACCCCAGACCAAATTTCTTCTGGCTGGGTAGGCGCGACTTTAGTACAAATACTCTGCTGCTGTCAACAATCCCTACAACAGGGAGGAATTCCCGTTAAAATTCCACCAGCAACAACTTAAAAATCATCAAGGAAAAATGTAAAAAAAGAATTTTAATTTTTCATTTTTCCATCGCTAACCTCAGCAGTGCCGTTCAACTGCGTTGGTTCAATGCGTACCAACAGCGACGGCTCAATCATAGGCAAAGAAATTTCAACCATAGTCCCCTTACCTTCTCCATCGCTGGAAAGGGTAATAGTACCGTCCATCAGTTCCATTAAATTGCGAGACAGAGCAAGACCCAAACCTGTGCCACCAAACCTCCGCGTGGTTGTGCCATCAATCATCACAAAGGGGCGAAAGAGTTTGTGCTGTTGAGCCGGGTCGATGCCGATCCCCGTATCCTTAACCGTCACTATCACACGGGAGTGGCTGCGGCCTTTCTCTAGATGCGTTCCACTGCCATTCAAAGACTCTGGGGGCTTAGCCTCTACCCGGACGCTAACGGTGATGCTGCCCTTTTCTGTAAATTTAGTGGCATTACCAAGCACATTTATTAGCACCTGCCTGAGTTTAGCGGGATCTGCACGGACAGCGATCGGCTGGCTTAGGTCGGGTGCATATAACTGTATACCTTTCTGTTGACTCGGAACAGATTGTAGATCGATCGCATCCTTGAGCAACTTTCTTAAGTCGATTGGCTCCATTACGACAGTCAGCTTGCCCGCTTCAATTTTGGCAATGTCTAAAACGTCATTGATAATTCCCAGCAGGTGAATCGCCGCATCGTCAGCCCGCTGTAAAAAATCTAGTTCTTCTTCCCGGTCGTCGCAGCAGTCATCTCGTACCAGGCGAATGCAGCCGATAATAGCATTCAGCGGAGTTCTCAACTCGTGGGAAGTAGTAGCCAAAAATTCATTTTTCGACTTATTAGCAGCTTGCGCTTCTTTCCAAGCGTTTTCTAGTTCTTCCGCCCAAGCTTTCAATCGCTCAACCATACTATCGAGTGCTTCTGAGAGTTGGTTGAATTCGCGAATTTGGAAATTGTGAGGAACCCTAGCGACCGAGTGCAAGTGACCTGTTTTGAGCGCATAGTCTGTCAACTTCTCCAATGGTCGAGCTAGAACGCGCGATATATACAGTGTTGCCATTATGCTGGCTGCAATCAAGCCAAACGTCAGAATAACTAGAACGGTGCGTATTTCTCTAAGGTCAGAAAGGGCATTATCCCGCCGAGTAACTGCCAAAATAATCCATTTGTGATTTGGTTGGCTAGAAATTGGGCTGTCAATCGCGGTGTATCCAGCTAGAAATTCCACACCGTTTCTTTCTAAAGAAAATAGGTGCAGAAAATTTTGTTTGCCGCCTATCGCGTTTCTCATCACGCTTTTGAGCCGATCTCCATCTGCCTCTGAGTCAATTTTGCGTCCCAGTCGGCTGGCTATAGGATGGGCTAAAATCGTTCCCTCTTGGTCAATCACTACAGTCGATCCAGCCAGGGAACCTCGTTTGGGAGGCTCTTGCTGTAAGACACCAGACTCTACGCTCAAGGCATAACGGAGTTTAGAGTCTTTATCATAAACTGGCGCACTTAAGGCTAATCTGAGTTGTGTTTGTGAATTATTTCCCTCTGTTTCGTTCTGTTGCTCCTCTTCAGGTAAGTCTGAGACTGGTGGTAGCAGAGCCGTTATATGAACAACAGAGCGATCTAACAGCAATTGGGCAGGCTTTTGCGACCATATATTTGCAGGAATCGCACTAATGACCCGATTTCCGCAAGTACTGGCGGGAATTTTCCCAGTTTGCAACTCAATCAATTGAACGCACTGAATTTGCGTAGGCAATTGCTTTGCCAGTTGGGTTAAAAAGTTTTGCGCGGCTTCTGGGGAACCAGACTGTAGCACAGCAGTTTCACTGGCTGTGACTAGGTTGGTGGAAAGCGCTGTAATTGACTCGCTAATCCTTTCACCTTTTCTTACGGCGCTTTCGGTGAGATTTTGCCTCGCCGTTTCCTGAATGCTAGAGTGAGCTTTCCTGTAGGTAACAATCACCCCCATCAGTAAAATCGGCACGCTCAGAAGCAAAATGCGCGACAGCAGGATGCTGCGAAAGGATGATTGACCTGGCTTAGCCATAAAACGTCTCTAAAAAGGAAGTTTAAACCCCAAGAGCGATCGCTGAACAATTAGTCTGCCTTAAGGGGGATAATCATTAGCCTACTTTCTTTTAGTGGTAATCGGCAGCTAAAAGCGGATACTACTACACAAGATGTTTTGTTTAGCCTCAATTTACCAAACGCTTGAGGTGGTCTGGTAGTTGTATGCCTACTTCATAAAGGTTCATATCAATTTTGGATTATAAGTAAATTGCCCAAACTAACCTTGAACGCAGTTTCAGCATTTATAGGAGCCTGAAACTAACGAGCTACGCTTGAGGTGTACTTGATATCATTTCCATCTTAGAAGATTCAACATCCACAATTGTTGGGCGATCGCCACCCATGAGCGCCAATTTTCCCTTGACTCGACCGCACGCGACTGTTGTTCTGGCAATGACCGCCGATGGCAAGATTGCCGATGCTACGTCATCACCCGCACGCTTCTCTTCCCCAAATGATAAATCACACTTGGAAAAACAGATCGCAAATGCTGATGCAGTTTTATTCGGTGCTGGTACGCTACGCGCCTACGGTACCACGCTAAGCGTTTCTAACCCGACTCTACTCCAAACGCGCCAAAACCAAGGCAAACCACCCCAGCCAGTGCAGATTGTTTGTTCGCGCTTGGCAAATATCGATCCCCAATTGCGCTTCTTTAGTCAATCCGTTCCCCGTTGGTTGATCGCAGGGGCAAGCGGTGCTAAAAACTGGGAAGGACAACAGGAATTCGAGCGAATTATTGTTGCCGAAACACCCAAAGGCGAAATTAATTGGACGGATGCTTATTCTCAACTGGCAACGCTGGGTTTGCGTAATTTAGCTATCCTCGGGGGGGGGAAATTAGTTGCATCTCTACTCGTAGAAAATTTGATTGACGAATTTTGGCTAACAATTTGCCCGCTGATTTTGGGCGGCGCCGCAGCAACAACACCAGTCGAAGGTGGTGGTTTTTTACCCCAATTGGCTCCAAGGCTCGAATTATTGTCCGTCGAGACTATTGAGCAAGAAGTCTTTCTCCACTACCGCCTGCAACATTAAGAAATTTCGATTAACCTAAATTAAGTTTGCAGGTCTACCCCAATATTGCCGCAATGGTGGAACAACTGAAGCCTCGTTACTCGGTCGCGTGGGTCAACAATATCAACGAAATTCACCAATCTCAGTGGGATGCCCTCGCTGTGCCACTAAAGACGCCATTTCTGGAATGGGCGTGGCTTAGCAATATGGAAACTTCTGGCAGTGTAGGGGCTAAGGCAGGGTGGCTGCCGAACCATCTGACGGTATGGCGAGACAGAAACTTGATTGCTGCTGCGCCACTATATCTCAAAGGCCATAGTTATGGCGAATTTGTGTTCGATCATCAGTGGGCAGATTTGGCTCATCGATTGGGAGTGCAGTATTACCCGAAACTGCTGGGGATGTCACCAATGACGCCTGCTGAGGGCTATCGTTTCTTGATTGCTCCGGGTGAAGATGAGGATGAGATAACAGAATTAATGGTGGGGGCGATTGACCATTTCTGCGATCGCCACCACATTTCTGGCGCTCACTTCCTCTATGTTGACCCAGATTGGCAACCAGTCCTAGAACGTCACGGCTTCATCAAATGGCTGCACCACAGTTATATTTGGCAAAACGATGATTTTAGTACTTTTGACGATTATTTAGCAGCTTTTAACGCTAATCAGCGTAGAAATATCAAACGCGAACGCAAAGCTGTAGAAAAAGCTGGTTTGCAGATAAAAACACTAACGGGTGAAGAAATTCCCAAGTCGCTGTTTCCTTTGATGTATAGCTTCTACAGCGATACCTGCGATAAATTTGGCTGGTGGGGTAGCAAGTATTTAACTAAGCGCTTTTTTGAACAACTGCACCCAAATTATGCCCATCGGGTTTTATTTGTGGCAGCCTACCACGAGCAGAATGACCGACAACCAATAGGGATGTCTTTTTGTCTAAATAAGGGCGATCGCTTGTACGGTCGTTATTGGGGATCGATGCAAGAAATTGACAGCTTGCATTTTGATGCTTGTTACTATACGCCAATTGAGTGGGCGATCCAGAACAAGATTAAAATGTTCGATCCTGGTGCTGGCGGGCGTCACAAAAAACGTCGCGGCTTCCCAGCTACTCCCAACCACAGCATGCATCGGTTTTACAATCCGCGCCTGCGCCAGATTCTTTGCAATCATATCGAGCGAATAAACGATATGGAGCAGGAAGAAATCGACGCGATTAATCAGGATTTACCTTTTAAACAGCAAGATTGCGACAAAGAAATTGCCATTGATTAATCGCAGGCGATCGCTCTACGCCTCACTACAGTTGATTAGGCATCTTACTAAAAGCATAAATTTCGGTCTTAGGAAGGGGGAAAGGGAAAAATATTCTTTTCCCCCTTCCTATTTCCCTTTATTCGCATCTTGCAGCAAGCTTAGCGAATAAAATTCGCGGCTATATAAACAAAGTCCGCCAGCACGAACCAAGGTGAAATCAAGGGTTTTGTATGTCTGAACGCGGTTTAAACCGCCCAGTTGATAATGGTGCAAGATAGGAGTTTGCCCTACTTATCCAAAAAGTCTATTTGTTTGCCCTAGAATTGCCTACCCGGCTTTTTTAATTTGCTAAACGAGAGCAAAAAATTAATCTTCTAGTGGGATAAGGTGCATTAA
The Microcoleus sp. FACHB-831 genome window above contains:
- a CDS encoding RibD family protein, whose translation is MSANFPLTRPHATVVLAMTADGKIADATSSPARFSSPNDKSHLEKQIANADAVLFGAGTLRAYGTTLSVSNPTLLQTRQNQGKPPQPVQIVCSRLANIDPQLRFFSQSVPRWLIAGASGAKNWEGQQEFERIIVAETPKGEINWTDAYSQLATLGLRNLAILGGGKLVASLLVENLIDEFWLTICPLILGGAAATTPVEGGGFLPQLAPRLELLSVETIEQEVFLHYRLQH
- the rnc gene encoding ribonuclease III, which produces MSISYPPRKKQLQKLIEKLGLPETAPVKWQLLDLALTHPTVSSTANYEQLEFLGDAVVRLAASEFLMETYPESSVGEFSAIRKVIVSDRTLASLADSYGLDRYLLISDSAAGDKAGLESRLADAFEAVLGALYLSTHTLELVRPWLDLHFKHLAAEIRLDPALQNYKDALQEWTQAHYKVLPIYRVRETVRSTGSHERFTAEVWLQDRQLGVGLGHSKKAAEQAAAKQAFLGILGDGK
- a CDS encoding sensor histidine kinase — encoded protein: MAKPGQSSFRSILLSRILLLSVPILLMGVIVTYRKAHSSIQETARQNLTESAVRKGERISESITALSTNLVTASETAVLQSGSPEAAQNFLTQLAKQLPTQIQCVQLIELQTGKIPASTCGNRVISAIPANIWSQKPAQLLLDRSVVHITALLPPVSDLPEEEQQNETEGNNSQTQLRLALSAPVYDKDSKLRYALSVESGVLQQEPPKRGSLAGSTVVIDQEGTILAHPIASRLGRKIDSEADGDRLKSVMRNAIGGKQNFLHLFSLERNGVEFLAGYTAIDSPISSQPNHKWIILAVTRRDNALSDLREIRTVLVILTFGLIAASIMATLYISRVLARPLEKLTDYALKTGHLHSVARVPHNFQIREFNQLSEALDSMVERLKAWAEELENAWKEAQAANKSKNEFLATTSHELRTPLNAIIGCIRLVRDDCCDDREEELDFLQRADDAAIHLLGIINDVLDIAKIEAGKLTVVMEPIDLRKLLKDAIDLQSVPSQQKGIQLYAPDLSQPIAVRADPAKLRQVLINVLGNATKFTEKGSITVSVRVEAKPPESLNGSGTHLEKGRSHSRVIVTVKDTGIGIDPAQQHKLFRPFVMIDGTTTRRFGGTGLGLALSRNLMELMDGTITLSSDGEGKGTMVEISLPMIEPSLLVRIEPTQLNGTAEVSDGKMKN
- a CDS encoding DICT sensory domain-containing protein; this encodes MDISLFRSIASQYQDLRSVHSLATMNVISHLIEDQILNHKLTVDLYAGFQRFSDFSEQLPRYMRLGDLCRRVFVFGVADIQPPSIPGIEFIELSPTSALGRERFLLVNTSDFWAALLAQEIEGSKTNTGAKPFDGVWFFDEQVIERVSLLISQVMGTFYQPILTRNYATQSAHIAELNRRMLGQLEEAELSSHRRSMQLSTLHQFSAVLLQYQPLPCILRDAVQILSMIFGATDAVIALNLQGDQFMLVSATGNVSTGKPMSCLGQGASGQAFTQGKVIAIADVQSSGQIEPLMPTAKTLLAGPIKGRRRIHGVVTVGGSEPNQWNKEDGQTVIAIASMLAVIIEQKAQISGDVVLQLRRARHLEQTIGKLRKPMTRLLSLHTKLMDEVHLLPVQRELMAQVENLYSELADNLGVPRTVKKALDSKVPPLAKPPLEFGGKLPAPEAEIDAMISPRRGNETGYRLGAGEI
- a CDS encoding Gfo/Idh/MocA family protein; this translates as MKTGIAVLGAGRWGVHLIRNFLALPQARVVAVVDPHPERLAACRERLGLDESVYLATDWESAIQMADVEAVAIATPAATHYTLIAAALQQGLHVLAEKPLTLDAAEALELCRLAEQQQRQLMVDHTYLFHPAVARGKEVIQSGILGNLRYGYASRTHLGPVRSDVDALWDLAVHDINIFNTWLGQMPFQVQATGRVWLQGESGSPEFGVQSPQSGESGRGEGGETLQSKIQNPKSKIEQSPISDLVMITLTYPDGFQAFIHLCWLNPDKQRRLSVVGNKGTLIFDELQPTPLTIQKGYFELGSAGDYTPTGLSREVIELKSQEPLAQVCDRFLSSVRQNTPDQISSGWVGATLVQILCCCQQSLQQGGIPVKIPPATT
- a CDS encoding GNAT family N-acetyltransferase; translated protein: MVEQLKPRYSVAWVNNINEIHQSQWDALAVPLKTPFLEWAWLSNMETSGSVGAKAGWLPNHLTVWRDRNLIAAAPLYLKGHSYGEFVFDHQWADLAHRLGVQYYPKLLGMSPMTPAEGYRFLIAPGEDEDEITELMVGAIDHFCDRHHISGAHFLYVDPDWQPVLERHGFIKWLHHSYIWQNDDFSTFDDYLAAFNANQRRNIKRERKAVEKAGLQIKTLTGEEIPKSLFPLMYSFYSDTCDKFGWWGSKYLTKRFFEQLHPNYAHRVLFVAAYHEQNDRQPIGMSFCLNKGDRLYGRYWGSMQEIDSLHFDACYYTPIEWAIQNKIKMFDPGAGGRHKKRRGFPATPNHSMHRFYNPRLRQILCNHIERINDMEQEEIDAINQDLPFKQQDCDKEIAID